From the Roseibium sp. HPY-6 genome, one window contains:
- a CDS encoding heme-binding protein — MVKANHERSTLEQPSYEVLDTHGSYELRDYFECSAVQIKIPGGRSHATRKGFNALYSYISGNNRDRRTYAMTAPVIQQPETFSAEDTSERNAVAALPEYWLVSFFLPAATTAQTASAPNDKRVELVSLPSCRVATLSFSGRWSDRNFQGAAARLKALLKEHKITTHGAFAYAFYDAPYVLPAQRHNEVHLAVS, encoded by the coding sequence TTGGTAAAGGCGAACCACGAACGTTCCACACTTGAGCAGCCGTCATACGAGGTGCTGGACACGCATGGCAGCTACGAACTTCGGGATTATTTCGAATGCAGTGCTGTACAGATCAAGATCCCGGGAGGGCGCAGTCACGCAACGCGCAAAGGGTTCAACGCGCTTTACAGCTATATTTCAGGCAATAATCGCGACCGCCGGACATACGCGATGACCGCGCCCGTGATCCAGCAGCCCGAGACCTTTTCCGCTGAAGACACGTCAGAAAGAAACGCGGTAGCTGCGCTCCCGGAGTATTGGCTGGTTTCCTTTTTTCTGCCAGCTGCCACGACTGCACAGACTGCTTCCGCGCCAAATGACAAGCGGGTCGAACTCGTCAGTCTGCCTTCCTGCCGTGTTGCGACATTGTCGTTTTCCGGACGCTGGTCGGATCGGAACTTCCAAGGTGCTGCCGCTCGTCTTAAGGCACTCCTCAAAGAACACAAGATTACGACGCACGGTGCGTTTGCATATGCCTTTTACGACGCGCCCTATGTCCTTCCAGCGCAACGGCATAACGAGGTTCATCTTGCGGTGAGTTGA
- a CDS encoding FAD-binding domain-containing protein encodes MITWKPTRSEALQVLEDFIPKMGRAYASGRNYDHGPGAHQSVSCLSPYIRRRLITEQEVVNAALEHHGQSGAEKFIQEVLWRSYFKGWLERRPGVWSAYRQGLAQDLDAVSANAGRQRALEEAESGRTGLDCFDAWARELTDTGYLHNHARMWFASIWIFTLKLPWRVGADFFLRHLLDGDPASNTLSWRWVAGLHTRGKLYEAQAWNIEKFTGGRFTPEPFDFETAPIALDGTEPEGLPPLQPVRPARPPERNTPTLVVLTEDDCLPETLFPDHLDIRSVAILPTSELRSPRPVAGAVARFETGALLDAGERFGNGHEMLDAALPESLVVLAERCGARQLLAPFAPTGPLKDFFDAAAPAIAKQGLCLSECRRPWDDAVWRYASAGFFKVKKQIPNILDTMAAA; translated from the coding sequence ATGATCACCTGGAAACCGACACGCTCTGAAGCTCTTCAGGTGCTCGAAGACTTCATCCCGAAGATGGGCCGGGCTTATGCATCCGGCCGCAACTATGACCACGGCCCGGGAGCGCATCAATCTGTCTCCTGCTTGTCACCCTACATTCGGCGACGCCTGATCACCGAGCAGGAAGTGGTGAACGCGGCACTGGAGCACCACGGTCAGTCAGGCGCGGAAAAATTCATTCAAGAGGTCCTTTGGCGAAGCTACTTCAAAGGCTGGCTTGAGCGCCGGCCTGGTGTCTGGTCCGCCTATAGGCAAGGACTCGCACAGGATCTGGACGCTGTCTCGGCAAATGCGGGACGGCAACGTGCCTTGGAGGAAGCGGAATCAGGCCGCACCGGACTGGACTGCTTTGATGCCTGGGCCAGGGAGCTGACAGACACGGGATACCTGCACAATCATGCCCGTATGTGGTTCGCATCCATTTGGATCTTCACCTTGAAACTGCCCTGGCGCGTTGGCGCTGACTTTTTCCTCCGGCATCTTCTGGATGGTGATCCTGCCTCGAACACATTAAGCTGGCGCTGGGTTGCGGGACTGCACACGCGCGGCAAGCTCTACGAAGCACAGGCTTGGAACATTGAAAAGTTCACTGGCGGTCGCTTTACGCCAGAACCTTTTGACTTCGAGACCGCACCCATTGCACTTGACGGGACTGAGCCTGAGGGGCTGCCGCCATTGCAACCCGTTCGTCCCGCACGTCCACCTGAGCGCAACACGCCGACACTCGTTGTGCTTACCGAAGATGACTGCTTGCCAGAAACGCTTTTTCCAGATCACCTCGATATCCGGAGCGTCGCCATTCTCCCGACCAGCGAATTGCGGTCTCCGCGTCCCGTGGCCGGCGCGGTTGCGCGTTTCGAAACCGGGGCACTTCTGGACGCTGGAGAGCGGTTTGGAAACGGCCATGAAATGTTGGATGCGGCATTGCCTGAAAGCCTGGTTGTCTTGGCTGAGCGCTGCGGTGCACGGCAGCTTCTTGCGCCCTTCGCACCGACCGGTCCGCTTAAGGACTTTTTTGACGCCGCTGCACCGGCAATCGCAAAGCAAGGCCTCTGTCTCAGTGAATGTCGCCGACCCTGGGACGACGCTGTGTGGCGGTACGCTTCGGCAGGTTTTTTCAAGGTCAAAAAGCAGATCCCCAACATTCTCGACACGATGGCTGCTGCGTAA
- a CDS encoding TIM barrel protein, whose protein sequence is MTRFSANLGFLWNDLPLPEAIRAAKASGFHAVECHWPYETAAPVIKAALEETGLDMLGLNTVRGDVSAGENGLSALPDRQAEARAAIDQAIDYADAVDAAAIHVMAGKATGSKAHAVFLENLAYATDRTRRTILIEPLNRHDAPGYFLESTTQAKDIIAELARPNLKLMFDCYHVGRSEGDVITRLTELLPIVGHIQIASVPYRRQPDHGELHYPSIFAKILELGWQRPIGAEYKPDGQTDTSLGWLREYTH, encoded by the coding sequence TTGACCAGGTTTTCCGCCAATCTTGGGTTCTTGTGGAATGATCTGCCTTTGCCAGAAGCGATCAGGGCTGCGAAAGCTTCCGGGTTCCATGCCGTTGAGTGCCATTGGCCATATGAAACAGCCGCGCCTGTTATAAAGGCGGCGCTTGAGGAAACCGGCCTGGATATGCTCGGGCTGAACACGGTGCGCGGTGATGTTTCTGCTGGTGAAAACGGCTTGTCCGCACTTCCGGACCGGCAGGCGGAAGCACGCGCAGCGATAGATCAGGCCATCGACTACGCCGATGCGGTCGACGCGGCGGCCATCCACGTAATGGCGGGAAAGGCCACAGGCTCAAAGGCGCATGCAGTCTTTCTTGAGAATCTCGCATACGCGACGGATCGAACACGCCGGACGATCTTGATCGAACCGCTCAACCGGCATGATGCGCCCGGCTATTTCCTGGAATCGACGACGCAGGCAAAGGACATTATTGCCGAACTCGCGCGACCGAACCTTAAACTCATGTTTGACTGCTATCATGTCGGCCGTTCAGAAGGCGATGTCATCACCCGCCTCACGGAACTTTTGCCGATTGTCGGCCACATTCAAATCGCCTCCGTTCCTTACCGAAGGCAACCTGACCACGGGGAATTACACTACCCGTCGATTTTTGCAAAAATCCTGGAATTGGGATGGCAACGCCCCATCGGGGCGGAATACAAACCTGATGGCCAGACCGACACCAGTCTTGGTTGGTTGCGCGAATATACGCATTAG
- a CDS encoding DNA-formamidopyrimidine glycosylase family protein, protein MPEGHTIHRAARDHRKVLAGQVLGVSSPQGRFAEGAKRIDGLLCTGVEAYGKHLIYHFEQGLSLHIHLGLFGKLRKSKLPLSEPKGAVRVRLVGPGHVIDINGPNTCEVLDEPELLTLTARIGPDVLRADADRDRAYHRISKSKAPIGRLIMDQSVMAGIGNIYRTEILWRLAIHPFTPGRELNRGDFDRLWEDAVALLEIGVWRNSIITTELVPKGRGRLTERVNIFGKKVCPKCKGNVECREIANRKVYLCEACQPAV, encoded by the coding sequence TTGCCGGAAGGTCACACAATCCACCGCGCAGCGCGCGATCACCGCAAAGTTCTGGCTGGTCAAGTTCTGGGCGTTTCTTCTCCGCAAGGAAGGTTTGCCGAAGGGGCAAAGCGAATAGACGGTTTGCTTTGTACAGGTGTAGAGGCCTACGGAAAGCATTTGATCTACCACTTTGAACAAGGACTGTCCCTGCACATCCATCTTGGTCTATTCGGCAAGCTCCGCAAATCAAAGCTTCCGCTTAGTGAGCCAAAGGGCGCTGTGCGTGTGCGTCTGGTGGGTCCCGGTCATGTAATCGACATCAATGGTCCAAACACTTGCGAGGTGCTCGACGAGCCGGAGTTACTCACGCTGACAGCCCGCATTGGACCGGATGTGCTCAGGGCGGATGCAGACCGGGACCGGGCTTATCACAGGATCTCCAAGAGCAAAGCTCCAATAGGTCGATTGATCATGGACCAATCTGTGATGGCGGGGATTGGGAACATTTACCGCACGGAGATCCTTTGGCGCCTGGCCATCCATCCCTTTACGCCGGGCCGGGAGTTGAACCGCGGTGATTTTGATCGGCTTTGGGAAGACGCAGTTGCCTTGCTGGAAATTGGTGTCTGGCGCAACTCGATCATCACGACAGAACTTGTCCCAAAAGGACGCGGACGCCTCACCGAGCGGGTCAACATATTTGGAAAGAAGGTATGTCCGAAGTGTAAGGGAAATGTGGAGTGTCGCGAAATTGCAAATCGGAAAGTGTACCTCTGCGAAGCCTGTCAACCCGCGGTTTGA